Below is a genomic region from Methanosphaera sp. ISO3-F5.
ATTTATACAGTTTTCAATTAGTGTGTTGATTGAATATTTTTCAGATATTTGTTGCATTATTTTTGTATGGTTATTATTTGATTTTAATATAATTTTATGAAAATATGAATTTTTGAGTTTGGTTTTGGGATATTCCTTTAATATTTTATTTTTAGGACATTTTTTTATTATATGGTATATATGTATTTGTTTAATTTTGTATTTCTTTCATGTTTTGTTTAGGTCTTTTTTTAAATTATTTTCTTTCACTTCGTTATATAAGGGTATAGCGAACTAAAATAGTAATCATTTCAAACAAAAAAAAATAGCATCAGCAGAAAATCTTAACAAATAATTCAAATTCAATTCCATATAAATCCAAATTAGTAAGTATTAATATTTTAAATAACATACATAACTGTAACATATAATAATAATTTGGGAGAAATTTTAATGGAAATAAACAATATACTAGATGCATTAATTATGGACGGAGTTAGTGAAATAGTACAATATTGCGAATGTAAATATAATGATAAACTAATAGAGTTCAGGTTAATCAATGATGATATTGGAGTAGTTGATGAAATAGAATTCAAAATATCTGAAGACGAATGGGCATATGAATATGAAGGTAATGATGAAGATATGAAACTCATGGTAAATGCTATAAATGAAGCACCTTATGAAGTATTCCATAAAAGCGATGTTGGCGCAGAACTAGTATTAAATCATGAAAGCATAAAACCACAAAATGTACCAAATCATATGAAAACAGGATTCTATGTAGATCAAGAAGGTCCTATCCAGTTTACCCTAATAAAAAATGTTGTAAAATTAGATTAATAAACTAATCACCATCTTTTTTTAAATAAAAAATAAATATAGGGTTTAAATTATATTATTTGTATGGATTAGAAGCAGTATATGCTTCACCATTAACATATAACGTATATGAACCATATTCTATATTACCATGATTTTCAAGACTTGAAACATGACAATCACCCGTCAAAGTCCAACTACTTTTAGGGGTCTAGAAAAGTAATATATTTTTACGACCTATAAACGCTTATTTTTTAGTATTAAACATTTAATTAATCTTGGTTAAAAATAATACATTTGGTTTTTACTTGGATTTTTATGAAAGGTTTTTATTATCGAAATATTTAAATAAAACCTTTAATAAACATATTATTAGTGAAGAAAAATGTTATTAGGTTTAAATTTCGATAATTCCAACCCATATACTAGTTTGTTAGAAGAAATATTTAATATTATTGATTCTAGAAGAATCCAACAAATAATAGCTTCAAATGGTATAAAACCATTGAATAAGTTTAATTTTACTTTAAAAGTTATATTTATTAGTCAATTTTTTAATTTAAAGGTTTCATACATCATTGATGAGATAAATAGGAAACCAGAAGTTAAATCTTTTTTTAATGTTAAAACTGTGTTATCAGTTTCTCAGGTTACAGAACTGATTGGACGTTTTTCTGCCCAAACAATAGAAAAAACTATCAATACAATACTCAGATATCTTAATAGAAATAATAGAGTTCAATCACATACTTATTTACTTGATGCAACTCCATTGGATGTTGATTATAATTTTGATAGTAAGAAGATTTCCAAGAAAAATCTTGAAAATAAAGATCCAAAATGGGGTCATGGAACAAGTATTGGCTTCTATATAGGCTTTAAAGGAACTTTTGTACTGGATTACAATACTATGATGCCTGTTTTATTCATAATACACCCAGGTTCACCCCACGACAGTCAAATATTCCCAGAAATACTAGAACAAATGAAAAAACACCACTTATTACACCACAATGATAAAATACTAGCTGATAGAGGATATTATAGTTATGAAAACTATGAAATAGGCTTAAAAAAATACCACATACAACCATTAATCCTCACTAAATCTAATTTCAACATAGAAAAACTAAACAACGCATTAACCTGTCCATTAGAATATTTCAGACAAAACAAAAAAGATAAAGAAAATAAAAGTAAATTCATAAAATTAGCAAACTCATTTTGTAAAAACATAATCAAAAGAAAAAGAATTAAATATGTAAGAAGCCATATCGAAGACTTTTTTAAATTCCTTAAAGAAGGACTAAATTTAAAACATTTCCACAAATATACAACAGAATCTGTTAAAAAAACAACATTACTAACTGTATTATTAGCATCCTTAATAATTAATCAAGGATACACAACAAAAACAGACTTACAAATGCTTTCTGAAGGACGAATAATCTAGACCCCTAACTACTTTTATCATCGAGCTTCACAGTTGTGTTTCCATAATCGTCACTAGGATTAACACTTCCAGTATAATCACTATCAACCATATTTAATTTTTAATAAAAATACTTGATTAAAA
It encodes:
- a CDS encoding transposase, with product MLLGLNFDNSNPYTSLLEEIFNIIDSRRIQQIIASNGIKPLNKFNFTLKVIFISQFFNLKVSYIIDEINRKPEVKSFFNVKTVLSVSQVTELIGRFSAQTIEKTINTILRYLNRNNRVQSHTYLLDATPLDVDYNFDSKKISKKNLENKDPKWGHGTSIGFYIGFKGTFVLDYNTMMPVLFIIHPGSPHDSQIFPEILEQMKKHHLLHHNDKILADRGYYSYENYEIGLKKYHIQPLILTKSNFNIEKLNNALTCPLEYFRQNKKDKENKSKFIKLANSFCKNIIKRKRIKYVRSHIEDFFKFLKEGLNLKHFHKYTTESVKKTTLLTVLLASLIINQGYTTKTDLQMLSEGRII